Proteins encoded within one genomic window of Saccharopolyspora pogona:
- the rpoB gene encoding DNA-directed RNA polymerase subunit beta, whose amino-acid sequence MAVSRATKVSAASNYTSGIPGAPKRVSFANIREPLNVPNLLDLQIQSFEWLVGNEAWFQRRVDAGEENPVGGLEEVLNEISPIEDFSGSMSLSFSDPRFDEVKASVEECKDKDVTYAAPLFVTAEFTNHTTGEIKSQTVFMGDFPMMSNKGTYIINGTERVVVSQLVRSPGVYFDQSVDKTTDKDVFSVKIIPSRGAWLEFDVDKRDTVGVRIDRKRRQPVTVLLKALGWSAEAIRERFGFSETLMATLEKDHTAGTDEALLDIYRKLRPGEPPTKESAQTLLENLFFKEKRYDLARVGRYKVNKKLGMGEPYEVGVLTEEDIVTTIEYLVRLHGAETEMPARGQGEGATVPVEVDDIDHFGNRRIRTVGELIQNQVRVGLSRMERVVRERMTTQDVEAITPQTLINIRPITAAIREFFGTSQLSQFMDQTNPIAGLTHKRRLNALGPGGLSRERAGMEVRDVHPSHYGRMCPIETPEGPNIGLIGSLATFARINPFGFIETPYRKVVDGRVTDQIDYLTADEEDRYVKAQANAPIDEDGNFIDERVLGRRKGGEVELLAPTEIDYMDVSPRQMVSAATAMIPFLEHDDANRALMGANMQRQAVPLLRSESPLVGTGMELRAAVDAGDVITAEKAGVVEELCADYITVMADDGTRRSYRMQKFSRSNHGTCINQKPIVNEGDRVEVGQVIADGPCTEDGEMALGKNLLVAIMPWEGHNYEDAIILSQRLVQDDVLTSIHIEEHEVDARDTKLGAEEITRDIPNVSDDVLADLDERGIIRIGAEVQGGDILVGKVTPKGETELTPEERLLRAIFGEKAREVRDTSLKVPHGETGKVIGVRVFNREDDDELPPGVNQLVRVYVAQKRKIQDGDKLAGRHGNKGVIGKILPAEDMPFLSDGTPVDIILNTHGVPRRMNIGQVLETHLGWIASQGWSIDGEAEWAKRLPDDLYEVEPGTNTASPVFDGAREEEITGLLASTRPNRDGERMVGADGKAQLFDGRSGEPYPYPIAVGYMYILKLSHLVDDKIHARSTGPYSMITQQPLGGKAQFGGQRFGEMECWAMQAYGAAYTLQELLTIKSDDVVGRVKVYEAIVKGENIPEPGIPESFKVLLKELQSLCLNVEVLSSDGAAIEMRDSEDEDLERAAANLGINLSRNESASVDDLAH is encoded by the coding sequence TTGGCAGTCTCCCGCGCGACCAAGGTCTCTGCAGCTTCCAACTACACGTCGGGGATCCCTGGGGCACCCAAGCGGGTCTCGTTCGCGAACATTCGCGAGCCGTTGAACGTGCCGAACCTGCTAGACCTTCAGATCCAGTCCTTCGAATGGCTTGTCGGTAACGAGGCCTGGTTCCAGCGCCGGGTCGACGCCGGCGAGGAGAATCCGGTTGGCGGTCTTGAGGAGGTCCTGAACGAGATCTCCCCGATCGAGGACTTCTCCGGATCGATGTCGCTGTCTTTCTCCGACCCACGCTTCGACGAGGTCAAGGCCTCCGTCGAGGAGTGCAAGGACAAGGACGTGACGTATGCGGCCCCGCTGTTCGTCACCGCGGAGTTCACCAACCACACCACCGGCGAGATCAAGAGCCAGACGGTGTTCATGGGTGACTTCCCGATGATGAGCAACAAGGGGACCTACATCATCAACGGCACCGAGCGGGTCGTGGTCTCCCAGCTCGTCCGTTCCCCCGGTGTCTACTTCGACCAGTCGGTGGACAAGACCACGGACAAGGACGTTTTCAGCGTCAAGATCATCCCCAGCCGCGGTGCGTGGCTGGAGTTCGACGTCGACAAGCGCGACACCGTCGGCGTCCGCATCGACCGCAAGCGCCGCCAGCCGGTCACCGTGCTGCTGAAGGCGCTGGGCTGGTCGGCCGAGGCGATCCGCGAGCGGTTCGGCTTCTCCGAGACCCTGATGGCGACCCTGGAGAAGGACCACACCGCCGGCACGGACGAAGCGCTGCTGGACATCTACCGCAAGCTGCGCCCGGGCGAACCGCCGACGAAGGAGAGCGCGCAGACGCTCCTGGAGAACCTGTTCTTCAAGGAGAAGCGCTACGACCTCGCCCGCGTCGGCCGCTACAAGGTCAACAAGAAGCTCGGCATGGGCGAGCCGTACGAAGTCGGCGTGCTCACCGAGGAAGACATCGTCACCACGATCGAGTACCTGGTCCGGCTGCACGGCGCCGAGACCGAGATGCCCGCGCGCGGTCAGGGTGAAGGCGCGACCGTGCCGGTCGAGGTCGACGACATCGACCACTTCGGCAACCGGCGCATCCGCACCGTGGGCGAGCTGATCCAGAACCAGGTCCGGGTCGGCCTGTCCCGCATGGAGAGGGTCGTCCGGGAGCGGATGACCACCCAGGACGTCGAGGCGATCACCCCGCAGACCCTGATCAACATCCGCCCGATCACGGCGGCGATCCGGGAGTTCTTCGGCACCTCGCAGCTCTCGCAGTTCATGGACCAGACCAACCCGATCGCGGGCCTGACGCACAAGCGGCGGCTGAACGCGCTCGGCCCGGGCGGTCTGTCCCGCGAGCGCGCGGGCATGGAAGTCCGCGACGTGCACCCGTCGCACTACGGCCGGATGTGCCCGATCGAGACGCCGGAAGGCCCGAACATCGGTCTGATCGGCTCGCTGGCCACCTTCGCGCGGATCAACCCGTTCGGCTTCATCGAGACGCCGTACCGCAAGGTCGTCGACGGCCGGGTCACCGACCAGATCGACTACCTGACCGCCGACGAAGAGGACCGCTACGTCAAGGCGCAGGCCAACGCGCCGATCGACGAGGACGGCAACTTCATCGACGAGCGCGTGCTGGGTCGACGCAAGGGCGGCGAGGTCGAGCTGCTCGCACCGACCGAGATCGACTACATGGACGTCTCGCCGCGGCAGATGGTCTCCGCCGCGACCGCGATGATCCCGTTCCTCGAGCACGACGACGCCAACCGCGCCCTGATGGGTGCGAACATGCAGCGCCAGGCGGTGCCGCTGCTGCGCAGCGAGTCGCCGCTGGTGGGCACCGGCATGGAGCTGCGCGCCGCGGTCGACGCCGGTGACGTGATCACCGCCGAGAAGGCCGGTGTGGTCGAGGAGCTGTGCGCCGACTACATCACGGTGATGGCCGATGACGGCACTCGCCGGTCGTACCGGATGCAGAAGTTCTCCCGGTCCAACCACGGCACCTGCATCAACCAGAAGCCGATCGTCAACGAGGGCGACCGGGTCGAGGTCGGGCAGGTCATCGCGGACGGGCCGTGCACCGAAGACGGCGAGATGGCGCTGGGCAAGAACCTGCTCGTCGCGATCATGCCGTGGGAGGGGCACAACTACGAGGACGCGATCATCCTGTCCCAGCGCCTGGTGCAGGACGACGTGCTCACCTCGATCCACATCGAGGAGCACGAGGTCGACGCGCGCGACACCAAGCTCGGTGCCGAGGAGATCACCCGGGACATCCCGAACGTCTCCGACGACGTGCTGGCCGACCTCGACGAGCGCGGCATCATCCGCATCGGTGCCGAGGTGCAGGGCGGTGACATCCTGGTCGGCAAGGTCACCCCGAAGGGCGAGACCGAGCTGACCCCGGAGGAGCGGCTGCTGCGGGCGATCTTCGGCGAGAAGGCCCGTGAGGTCCGCGACACCTCGCTGAAGGTGCCGCACGGCGAGACCGGCAAGGTCATCGGCGTCCGCGTGTTCAACCGCGAGGACGACGACGAGCTGCCCCCGGGCGTCAACCAGCTGGTGCGGGTCTACGTCGCGCAGAAGCGCAAGATCCAGGACGGCGACAAGCTCGCCGGCCGCCACGGCAACAAGGGCGTCATCGGCAAGATCCTGCCCGCCGAGGACATGCCGTTCCTGTCGGACGGCACCCCGGTCGACATCATCCTGAACACCCACGGTGTGCCGCGACGGATGAACATCGGTCAGGTGCTGGAGACGCACCTCGGCTGGATCGCCTCGCAGGGCTGGTCCATCGACGGGGAGGCCGAGTGGGCCAAGCGCCTGCCCGACGACCTCTACGAGGTGGAACCGGGCACCAACACCGCCAGCCCCGTCTTCGACGGTGCGCGGGAGGAGGAGATCACCGGTCTGCTCGCCTCCACCAGGCCGAACCGCGACGGTGAGCGCATGGTGGGCGCCGACGGCAAGGCGCAACTGTTCGACGGCCGCAGCGGGGAGCCGTACCCGTACCCGATCGCCGTCGGGTACATGTACATCCTCAAGCTGTCGCACCTGGTGGACGACAAGATCCACGCCCGGTCGACCGGCCCGTACTCGATGATCACCCAGCAGCCGCTGGGCGGTAAGGCGCAGTTCGGTGGCCAGCGCTTCGGTGAGATGGAGTGCTGGGCCATGCAGGCCTACGGCGCCGCCTACACGCTGCAGGAGCTGTTGACCATCAAGTCCGACGACGTGGTCGGCCGCGTCAAGGTCTACGAGGCGATCGTCAAGGGCGAGAACATCCCCGAGCCGGGCATCCCGGAGTCCTTCAAGGTGTTGCTGAAGGAGCTCCAGTCGCTGTGCCTGAACGTCGAGGTGCTCTCCAGCGACGGTGCGGCCATCGAGATGCGCGATAGCGAGGACGAGGACCTGGAGCGTGCCGCGGCCAACCTCGGCATCAACCTGTCCCGCAACGAGTCGGCCTCGGTCGACGACCTCGCGCACTGA